The following nucleotide sequence is from Lacinutrix sp. Hel_I_90.
TTAGAAAAAATGGAGAGAAATTCTTGGCTTCCTTTTTATCAGGAAACATAAAAAATGATAAGGGCGAGGTTATTGCTTTGTTTGGCACCGTAAAAGATGTTTCTGAAGAGGAAAGAGCTAAAAGAATTTTAGAAGAGAACGTTGCTAGGTCTAAGCAAAAGAAAGACGTTATTTTAAAATTAGCACGTCTTGTAGGTGAAGATTTAGATGTCGCTTTACAAAGCATAACAAAATTAGCAGCGACAACACTAAACGTTGAACGCGTGAGTATTTGGAGCTTTAATTCTGAAAAAACAACCATTTATTGTGAAAAACTATTTGTGTTAAGCGACGGATTACATACCAGTGGTCCTGAATTAAAAATGGCTGATAATAAGACTTATTTTGATTTGCTAAATAAAGAGCAAGCCATCCTTATTCCTGATGTTGTAAATGACAGTGTTACAAAAGGACTAGCTCAAGATTACCTGATCCCTAATAATATAGCTTCTCTTATGGATGTATTCATAAATAGTACAGAAGGCTATTATGGGATTCTTTGTTTTGAGCATATTGGCGAACCTAGAGAATGGACAGCTGATGAGCAAGAGTTTGCCTCGTCCATTGCAAGTATTGTGTCCTTAATGGTTGAAGGGCATGAGCGTAAAGTGGCTGAAGAAAACCTAGTTTTGGCAAACACAGAACTCTCTAATGCTAATAGTGAACTGAACGCTTTACGTGAGCAATTAGAACAAGAAAACGTGTACTTGCGTAATGAGTTAGACTTGGTTTTTAATTATGAGGAAATGGTTTATGGCAGTGAGGCCTTTAGTAATGTACTCTCTGAGGTTGAAAAAGTGGCACCAACGACTGCCACTGTATTATTAATAGGGGAATCTGGTACAGGAAAAGAATTATTAGCAAGAGCTGTACATAATACGAGTTCACGTAATAATAAGCCATTAATAAAAGTGAATTGTTCTGCGATTCCTAGAGAATTAATGGAAAGTGAATTGTTTGGACATAAAAAAGGCTCTTTTACGGGAGCAACAAGTGATAAAATTGGAAAATTTGAATTAGCAGATGGTGGTACCCTGTTTTTAGATGAAATTGGAGAGTTACCTTTAGATATGCAACCCAAAATATTGCGGTTTTTACAAGAGGGTGAAATCGAGGTGGTTGGCGGCACCACTGGATCAAAAAAATTAGATGTTAGAGTCATCGCAGCAACTAATAGAAACCTTAAAGAAGCAATAGAGAAAAAACAGTTTAGAGAAGATTTATATTTTCGTCTTAACGTCTTTCCTATAGAAGTACCGTCACTAAGGAAACGTGTGGAAGATATACCCTTTCTAGTTGAGCATTTTATGGATAAGTTTAATAAGGCTTACGGTAAAAACATAAAATATATCGCTGATGAGTCCATGAGTAAACTAAAAGCATACGATTGGCCTGGTAATATTAGAGAACTGGAGAATTTAATTGAACGTGCTTCAATATTAGCAACCAGTGATACGCTAGTAATTCCAGGTTTTGAATCTTCAGCGCATACAACAAAACCAATTAATAAGAAAGATCTATCCTTTGATGCCGCCCAGCGCAATCATATTCTTCAAGTGTTAGAGCGCTGTGACTGGAAAATTAGTGGGGCAGAAAGTGCATCTGCCTTACTTAAATTAAAACCGAGCACACTACGTGATAAAATGACAAAACTCGGCATAATGAAACCTTAGCAAGAAACGGTATACCGTGTTATTTGCATTTTATCTTAAAAAATGCACGTTATACCGATGAATTAGAATTCCATGCAATTTCCTGAATAATTCTTAAAGTGTTGATTATAGGTGTTTTAGTTGTGGTATTTAGGTGAATTTAATTTTTGGCATTTCTATTGTCTTCTGTTTTTCAAACATATAGTAATGAAAAACAAAAATCTAGTTAATGACATTAAATTTTGGGTAGACCAAAATATAATCCATTGTAGCATACCTAATGGTTTTGAGGAGCATAGCCTTGAAGAGGACATTGAAGCTTTGTTTTTTAATGCCATTTCAACATTATCAAACGATAGATACATGCCTATTATGATAGATATACAGGCGGTAAATTTTTTGCTTTCTGTTAAATTATTTAAGCTTTTGTCAAGCAACGCTCTAATTAATACAGCAGTACTTTCGAAAACTTTTTTAGTTAATTCCTTTGTATTAAAAGCCTATCTATCGCTCTATAATTTTACAAACGACCCGATTGTTCCAAACGCAATATTTAATAATGATACTGCGGCAATGACGTATTGCGATCATAAAATAATGGTATTTAATGCATTAAGCTAACATTCAGTATGGAGAACTTAATTGAGATTGGATATGCGAAATTTTGGACTGATAATAATATTCTTTACTGCCAGTTTAATAATGACAGTCCTAAACTTAAATTAAAACCTGAAAGAGTAGCATTATATATCGATGCCATTACCAAATTATGCAAGGGTAAAGCGATGCCTTTTTTAATTGATTTAAGAAACTCTAGAGGGACCTATTGTTCGTCAGCTGCAAATTTATTTGCTAACTCACCAGCTTTAATTAAGCTTAGAATTTCTGAAGCATTTATACTCAACTCTATTGGAATAAAATTATTAATAATGTCTTATAAAAGACTTTATGATCCCAGGACTCCATTTTCGGTGTTTGAAAATATGGCAGAGGCAGAAGCGTATTGCAGAGAAATAAAAAACAATTTTTATCGAAGTAATAAAATAGAATTATCCAAACTCGCTTAATGGTACTTGTCATGGGCCTTAACAATTAAAGTAATATATTATATTATATGAAAAGTATTAATCATCAACTCATTATATATACAGTAGCAGCCTTTATTTGCTGTAACTATGGTGCCTTTTCTCAAGTGGGTATTGGAACAATGTCTCCAGATGCGTCATCAGCGCTTGACATTAACTCTACAATTGGCGGGATTTTAACACCTCGAATGACCACGGCTCAAAGAATGGCAATTTCAAACCCAGCGAATGGGTTGCTTGTTTTTGACATTTCAGAGAACGCGTTTTATTTTTATAAGGCGACATTGTGGACAAAAATGGATGCTGTTGTAAGAGATAACTATAAACTTATTAAGTCTATCGCAGATTTAAGTACAGAACTTACCGCGGGAGGAGGGGCTAAATATTTATTATCATCTAATACCTTATATGAAATAAATGGAACCATTTCGTTAGCGCACCCTATAGAACTAAATAACGCCTATTTAGTTGGAAAAGATGCCAATGAAGATAAATTGGTTAAATCGGGAGGGATTATGTTTACAGGAACAACAGGCGGGACCATAAAAACCTTAACACTCATTGCTTCGGGAGGCACTGTTTTTGGTTTAACAGGTAGTACCACTCAAAATATAATTTTTAGAGATTCTATAGTTGCCAATTCAGCATCAGTGGGTTCTGTAAGTGGCTTTGGCTTGGTGTTTTTTAGTGTTATTCAATATTCTGGAAATGCAAACGGCATTACCTATACTAATATTACCGATTTATTATTAAATAATGCTGCTTGGTCGATAAATAATTCCGGAACCTATGAGACGTTCACTGGTACTTTTGGATTAATTAAAAAGCAGGGGGGCTATTCTAAGATAGATGGTGCCAATATTGGGATTGATGTGAGTAGTAATCCAACAGTTAATATTGGAGTACTAACACAAACTACTTTTAGTGGTACCAGTACGCAATATGTGAAAAGATATACAACAGGTTCGTATGCTGGTTATAATTTTACTAACGCTTGGACCGTAAATTGTCCTGGAATCCCAGTAGAATCAGATCAGGTTTCAACGGGTAATATTTATTTTAATGGACCCATAACCTTTGGTTTTGTGCAAACCGTTACAAATAATAATCCATTTAATTTAGTTGGTAATAGTAACACTAATACAACTACCGCCGTAAATTTATTAAGAGTAGCTTCTCCTCAAGATAATAGAATAACCTATTTAGGAAAGAAAACAAGAACCTTTCAAATCAATGCGGCATTGTCTATTAGAGGAAACTCTGGTACGGGTGATTATTATGCTTTCTTCATTAGGAAAAATGGGAATACCACATTAACCGAAACAAATTCATTAATGCGAATCAATAGCAACACTGATATCTCAAGTAATTCCATTTCTGGTACAGTTGAGTTGGCACCAAATGAGTATATAGAAATTTGGGGACAACGGTTAACAGGTTCTGGCACGACTTCTATAACCGTATTTTCATTGAACTTAAATATTAAATAATAGCAATAGTATGACGGGCTTATTGGGAGGTAAGCTTTGTTTAAAACGCCTCTTTTTACCTGGTAAAGAGAGGTTTTTTTTTTAAACTAAATGACAAAGTAATTAATATACATAGGAAGACCTTAAAAATCTGGTAAAAAGCACGTCGAATATGTGATACGAACTCCAACTTGATGCTCAGGCTTTATATATGAAGACGATAGTTCTAGTGCCTAATAATCAAAAATTAATGTGATGTGCTTTTTGGAATCAACTGCTCTTTTTCTAAAGACTTAATGACTGCGTTTATATAATTATCTACTGTTTTTTTTGTGTCTTTCGGATCGATAATATCGTAGTAGCCAACCCAAATTAACGCTTTTTCATTGTCCTTTTTTAAATTATAAAGAGACGTTTCTATATGGTATACCTTATAGTTTTCATAATAATCATCATTAAAATAGAGGTCTTGACTTAATAAGTAATACGTTTTAAATTTTCTAAGATTATAATCTGTTTTTGAAGTTTCACTTACATAAGCTATTTTATCATCTACTCCTTTAACAGAAGAGACAATAACCGTATCGTAGCCTTTATTTAATAAGGTATCTATTTGGTTTTCTATTTCTATTTCGGTTTGCTTAGAATCTTTGAATGAAGATTCAAATACAATAGCGCTTTGAAGTGCTTTAATATTCCTTTTATAAAATTCATTTTTTAATTGTAATTCAAACGCATTTCTGGTTTCCAAATCTGGAGTTACACCAATGATTAATACGTTATTAGGATTAAATTCTTTATAGGCGGGATTCCTCCAGCTGTCTTTTAGTCTGGTAGTAGAGCAGCCTAACAGTAATACAAAAACTAAAAAAAGAGCGCTATATTTCATAGTCGTTTATATCTAAAGCGTTGCAGATTTTGCACATTATTTATTTGAATAATATTATCGTTTATCAAGTAGACGCTGTTGCTTCTCTTTTTTCATGACATCTTTTACAATACTGAAGAGTTGCGTTTTAACTTTTTTATAGTCATATAAATATTCGCTAACACTTGTTAGAAGCTGTCTGTGAAGTTTTTTATAGTGTTTCTCTTTCTTTACATCGTCAATACCATCAACCATAATTTCCAAGTCTTTTTCGTGATTTAAAACGGCTTCAATAAGTTCATTGTTTTTCTTTTGAGATCTATTTAAGGCGTCTACAATTTCTTTAGTGTCAGAGAAATCTTCAAAATCAATAATTTGTAGTGTATAAGTGGTAATTAAGTCTTGAAAAAACAAGTGTTCATCTTTTACGAATTGTAATTCTGAGAGCCATTTTTTTGAATTTTCATGCATGTCTTCTGCAGTGAGCCATTCAAAATATATATTTTCTGTTTTTGAAGTAATCATAAATTTTTATTTTTTTGACTAAAATAAAAAGCAGAAAGGAATTTATAATTTTTACTTTCTGCTTAGTATAAAATTAAGCAATTTGAACTATTTTTTTTGTTTGTAATTTTTCTGCTTCCTCTTTTTTCATAAGATCTAAATGAAGTATTCCATCTTTGTAAGTGGCCTTTACTTTCTGATCTAAATCAATGGTTTTTGGTAATGTTAAAGACCTTTTAAAAGAATTATAACTAAATTCTTTGCGTGTGTAGTCATTGTCTTTTTCTTCTTCTTTTGTGCTTTTTTCACCGTAAACATGAAGCACATTATCTTCAATCGTTACTTCAAAATCCTTTTTGTTAAATCCTGGAGCAGCAAATTCAATTTGAAAATCATTCGTGTTTTCTTTTACATTCATTGCAGGCATTAAACTGTCTTCTTCAAAAAAATCATTATTAAAGAAGTCATCTGAACCTAAAAAATCTTTTAAACTAGTATTACTCCATGGAAATAATCTGTTGGTGTTGTTGAATTTAATAAGTGACATAGTTTTTTTGTTTTGAGATTAAACTTATAATTATGACTCTAAAATAGTTATAGAAAATGTTTTTTAAAATGATAAATATCAGTTTGTTAGGTTATTATTTTGCAATAATAACACTTTGTAGATATTGTATTACATCTGCTTTTAAATTTGTTGCACTATCCATAAAATGGAGTATTTCTTTTTCTAAACGCTCATAGTCTTTAATGAAAAAGTCATCACAAACTAAATCTTCACATTCTCTTTTTTGATACAGAATCTTTGAAGTTTTGCTTATCTTATTTAATACTATGTTTTGAGTACTATTAATGTCATTTATGTCGGTTTTAAAAACAGATAGTATTTCGAATAAATTGATAACGTGTTCCTTGAAATGTGCAGTATCAATTACAAATAAGATAAAGTCTAATTCCTTTTTTAGTGACTTAATTCGCAGTTCGTAATTAAGTAAATTAAATATTAATTCATCTACCGTTTTAGTACTGTTATAACTTTTGTAGGGAAGTGACTTTTTCATTTTGATTTATTTTTTATTGAATTATTTTTTCAACATCACCAAGTTTTGGAATGGTTGCAGTCCAATCATAAACCGTCTTTATTTTAACTCTAAAGGCATCGAGTGCCGTGGGTTCTCCATGAACTAAAAACACTTTCTCTGGGGTGTTTTTTATAGCGCTCATCCAATTTAAAAGTTCTTGTTGATCTGCATGAGCCGAGAGACTATCAATACGCTTAATAGTCGCTTTTACTGGATAATATTTTCCAAAGAGTTTGATTTCATGAGCGCCATCATGTAATTGTCTACCCCGAGTCCCTTCGGCCTGATAACCAACGAGTAAAACGGTGGTTGACGGCTCATCAATAAGTTGTTTTAAATAGGTTAGAACACGGCCGCCAGTAACCATGCCGCTGCCTGCAATGATTATTTTTGAACGTTTATCGTCAATCGTATCCCAGGTTTCTTTATAAGATTGTACAATGGTAACATGATTACACATGGCTCTGTACTCAGTATCAGATAACTTGTGCCATTTTGGAAAACGATTAAAGACGTCTAAAACATTATTTCCCATGGGGCTATCTATAAAAATGGGAATGTTAGGGATTTTGTTTTTTTGATATAGTTTCCAAAGAATGTACATCAAGGTTTGTAAACGTTCAACTGCAAAACTTGGAATAATTAACTGTCCTTTTTTGTTAATCGTGTCTTTTATTAAATCAGAGAGCAGTGTTTCAATAGCTTCATCTGGATGTAATTTATTACCATAAGTACTTTCTATAAAAAGAACATCTGCTTTATCAGGTTTCTTAGGTGTCTCTAATAAATAATCCTGTTCTCGCCCTATATCACCTGAAAATACGAAGCGTTTTTCAAAAATATCCAGTTCTATAAAAGTGGCACCAATGATATGGCCATTATATTGAAAACGATAAGCTATGTTTTTAGATAATTGAATCCATGTATCTATTTCTTCCGCTTGAAAGAGTTTAATGGTGTTTTCGGCGTCTTTAATAGTATAAAAAGCTAAAGCGGGATGGTGTTTTGTGTACTTATCGGCGTTCGCTTTTTTAGCCTCTTCTTCCTGAATTTTAGCACTGTCTTTTAGTATAATTTCGCCAATAGCAAGCGTTGGGGCTGTTCCTATAATTTTTCCTTTAAACCCCTGTTTTAAGAGTCTTGGTAAATACCCCACGTGATCTAAATGACCGTGGGTAAGTAAAACAAGGTCTATTTCATTGACTTTAATGGGTAGATTATTCCAGTTTAACTCGCGTAATACTTTTAAACCTTGAAATAAACCACAATCGATTAAAATGTTTTTTTCTGAAGTTTCAATAAGAAATTTCGAACCTGTTACAGTACCCGAAGCTCCTAAAAAATGAACGTTTACGAACGGTTTCATATTAATTGTTTTATAAATTACAAAGCTGATTTATTTCGCTTAGTATTTTTTCTTTTCTTATTTCGGAAACGCCCAAGTGGTCTAAGTAGAACGCATCA
It contains:
- a CDS encoding sigma 54-interacting transcriptional regulator, giving the protein MKTILIVDDIFENIYFLRVILEKAGYTVIEAKDGKEALDILDKNSIDLIISDILMPVMDGYMFCQACKKNKEYKDIPFVFYTSTYIEKPDEEFALKLGANHFLRKPTDPDVILSLVGDLLADSNPNIKPTTKVKFTEKEVLKLYSKRLISKLEQKNLELENEVLERTKAQQVLKKENEVLDLIATNTALKKIFNHILLNYESVNPENKGSISVLQDDGVHLDLVSAPSLPKPYKLALERVAIGENVGSCGRSAFIKKPVIVSDISTDALWVDYKAIALKHHLKSCWSIPILSEKNEVLGTFAIYSNTIKTPALEDIQELNSAVRLARIAIVKFNIMAEVKEKDESYKSLVNQASDIIITCSFDGTIYDFNKAALNYLGYTKSEFSKLKIQDIIIGDVIQYPENKQKLLQGHSIITYRQFLHKKGTRIDVEISSKLQKDGLILGIIRDVTERKKAELDLKLAKEFTDNLVMSMQEGLLIVNLEGKIMMVNDSFCEMLGYSEAALIGLDLPYPFAKTEDFEDMSKTKEKVATGDISSFQFEFIRKNGEKFLASFLSGNIKNDKGEVIALFGTVKDVSEEERAKRILEENVARSKQKKDVILKLARLVGEDLDVALQSITKLAATTLNVERVSIWSFNSEKTTIYCEKLFVLSDGLHTSGPELKMADNKTYFDLLNKEQAILIPDVVNDSVTKGLAQDYLIPNNIASLMDVFINSTEGYYGILCFEHIGEPREWTADEQEFASSIASIVSLMVEGHERKVAEENLVLANTELSNANSELNALREQLEQENVYLRNELDLVFNYEEMVYGSEAFSNVLSEVEKVAPTTATVLLIGESGTGKELLARAVHNTSSRNNKPLIKVNCSAIPRELMESELFGHKKGSFTGATSDKIGKFELADGGTLFLDEIGELPLDMQPKILRFLQEGEIEVVGGTTGSKKLDVRVIAATNRNLKEAIEKKQFREDLYFRLNVFPIEVPSLRKRVEDIPFLVEHFMDKFNKAYGKNIKYIADESMSKLKAYDWPGNIRELENLIERASILATSDTLVIPGFESSAHTTKPINKKDLSFDAAQRNHILQVLERCDWKISGAESASALLKLKPSTLRDKMTKLGIMKP
- a CDS encoding Hsp20/alpha crystallin family protein; translated protein: MSLIKFNNTNRLFPWSNTSLKDFLGSDDFFNNDFFEEDSLMPAMNVKENTNDFQIEFAAPGFNKKDFEVTIEDNVLHVYGEKSTKEEEKDNDYTRKEFSYNSFKRSLTLPKTIDLDQKVKATYKDGILHLDLMKKEEAEKLQTKKIVQIA
- a CDS encoding MBL fold metallo-hydrolase RNA specificity domain-containing protein, which encodes MKPFVNVHFLGASGTVTGSKFLIETSEKNILIDCGLFQGLKVLRELNWNNLPIKVNEIDLVLLTHGHLDHVGYLPRLLKQGFKGKIIGTAPTLAIGEIILKDSAKIQEEEAKKANADKYTKHHPALAFYTIKDAENTIKLFQAEEIDTWIQLSKNIAYRFQYNGHIIGATFIELDIFEKRFVFSGDIGREQDYLLETPKKPDKADVLFIESTYGNKLHPDEAIETLLSDLIKDTINKKGQLIIPSFAVERLQTLMYILWKLYQKNKIPNIPIFIDSPMGNNVLDVFNRFPKWHKLSDTEYRAMCNHVTIVQSYKETWDTIDDKRSKIIIAGSGMVTGGRVLTYLKQLIDEPSTTVLLVGYQAEGTRGRQLHDGAHEIKLFGKYYPVKATIKRIDSLSAHADQQELLNWMSAIKNTPEKVFLVHGEPTALDAFRVKIKTVYDWTATIPKLGDVEKIIQ